The region TCAGCCCCAGCCCGCCGATCGTCGCCGCAAACCAGTCCGGATTCTCCGTCTGCGAGCACCGCCGGTGAGAACCATCCGACCGCACCAGCTCAAACTGCGTCACATGGCTGCCAAAAGTCCCCGCCACATGATGATTCTTGCCATGAATATCGTTGGCGATCGCGCCGCCCAGCGTCACGTACTTGGTCCCCGGCGTCACCGGCAGGAAGAACCCCCGCGGCACCGCAAAGTCCAGGATCTGCGCCAGCGTAATTCCCGCCTCGGCCGTCAGCAGCCCGGTCTCAGGATCGAACGAGAGCAGGCGGTTCATGCTCGTCGTCAGCAGCAGGTTGCCGCCGTTCAGCAGGCAGGAATCGCCATAGCTCCGGCCCATCCCCACCGGCAACGCGCCGTTGTGGAGCCCATCCAGCTTGGCCGGAAAGTCCTGCTGCCACTGCAGCGGAACGATGTTGCCGGGGTACTTCGGATAGCGGCCCCAGGATTCAAACTCCGCTCCGCCCTTTTGCTCGGCGGAGCGTGCGCCACCCGCGGCTTCCGTGGAGTCGGACGTACTGGAGGATGCGCTTTGCGGCATAAATTCAGAATACCTTGTGGTGGAAATAGAAGAGGCACGGCTTTATGGGCCGTGCCTCGTTGGATGCGACGAACAAGCTAGACGGCGGCGGCTTCTGCCTTCTGACGATCCGCATGACCCTGCGCAGCGTTCGCACGGGCAGACTTCGCCACCTCAACCAGCGCGGTAAAACCGGCGGCGTCGTTGGCTGCAATGTCAGCCAGGATCTTGCGATCCAGCGTGTTGCCGGCCAGCTTCAGGCCGTTGATGAACGTCGAGTAGCTCATGCCGTTCTTCAGGGCACCAGCTCCGATACGGACAATCCACAGCGAGCGATACTGACGCTTCTTCTGCTTGCGGCCCGTATAGGCGAACTTGAGTCCACGCTCAACGGCCTCTTGGGCAGCCTGGTACAGCTTGGATTTCGTGAGGAAGTAACCGCTCGCGCGCTTGAGAATCTTGCGGCGGCGATCTGCGCGTTTAGTACTCCGTTTTACACGGGGCATCGTAATCTCCTGTTTGCGTACTTCGTTTAAGCGGCTGGTGGAAAGGCTTCCACTTCACTCGCCTGTAGCACATTCTGATCTCAATGGAGGTCGCTTACGCTCGCTCCAGGGGCCTTTACGCTTTGCTGACCCTTTGCTTTGCAGCAGCTCGATCAAAACAATTCAACTTACCCACACCAGAGCAGAAGCTCAGGCGTAAGGAAGCATACGGGACACGTTGTAGTGATCCGCATCCGAGACCAGACCAGACTTGCCCAGACGGCTCTTGGTCTTGTTGTTCTTGGACGTCAGGATGTGCCGCATCTTCGAATGACCGCGCTTGAACTTGCCCGTGCCGGTCTTCGTGAAGCGCTTTGCAGCTCCCGAGTGTGTTTTCAACTTTGGCATGATGATTCCCTTAGTAGTTCTGAACCTGTCGGTTCTGAGCCCGGAGAACTCCCGGACACACTTCTGCACAACTCTCCAAGTGTACACGATCCAGGGCTCAAAACCCGTAGTTCTTCCGCCGCAGCGCATTCTTGTACTCGTCGCGAGCCTTCTTGGCCGTCAACTCAACATCATGCAGCGCTAGCCCGGCCGTATCCCAGGCCTCCATCTGCACCATCGAGTGATCGTCCGTAGCCAGTTCCTCTTCCGCATGGATCGCCTCCACCCACGCATCCACGGCCTGCCGGTAGTTGCTCAAAAGCTGATCGAAGTCATCCGTCTTAGTCATAAGCGCGAAGCTACGGCCCACCGCGAGGCCCGTCAATCGCCGTCGCGAAGGATTCACCGTACATTGACGCAACCTCCGCAAGCCCCATTCGCCCGCGCAGACAGGTATCCTAGAAAAACAGCAAATCTTCCAGCACGAGGTTCCCATGCCCACGGCCGATCTTGCATCAGAAACCACCGCCGCCCTGACGGCTTCAGAGCTCATCGCCCTTGAAGACCAGTACGGCGCCCACAACTACCATCCCCTCGACGTCGTCATCACCCACGCCTCCGGAGCCTGGGTCACGGACATCGACGGCAAGCGCTACCTCGACTTCCTCGCCGCCTACTCCGCCGTCAACCAGGGCCACTGCCACCCCGCCATCCTCGCGGCCATGATCGAGCAAGCCCGGAAGGTCACCCTCACCTCCCGCGCCTTCCGCAACGACCAGCTCCCCCTCCTCTACCGTGACCTCCACGCCCTCACCGGCTTTGAGATGGCCCTCCCCATGAACTCCGGCGTAGAAGCCGTCGAGACCGCCATCAAAGCCGCCCGCAAGTGGGGCCTCACCGTCAAAGGTGTCCCCGCCGGCACCGCCGAGATCCTCGTCTGCGGCAACAACTTCCACGGCCGCACCATCGCCGTCGTAGGCTTCTCGTCCGAATCCCAGTACAAGTGCGGCTTCGGCCCCTTCCCCACCGGCTTCAAGCAGGTCCCCTTCGGCGACGTCGAAGCAATTCGCGCCTCCATCAAGCCCAACACCGTCGCCATCCTCGTAGAACCCGTCCAGGGCGAAGCCGGCATCATCGTCCCCCCCGCCGGCTACCTCCGCGAGCTCCGCGAACTCTGCGACGAGCACGACCTCCTCCTCATGTGCGACGAGATCCAGTCCGGCCTCGGCCGCACCGGCAAGCTCTTCGCCTTCGAGCACGACAACATCCGCCCCGACGTCTGCATCATCGGCAAAGCCCTCTCCGGCGGCTTCTACCCCGTCTCCGCCGTCCTCGCCAGCCGAGAGATCCTCGGCGTCTTCACCCCCGGCGACCACGGCAGCACCTTCGGCGGCAATCCCCTGGCCTGCGCCGTAGCCCGCGCCGCCTTGAAGGTTCTAGTCGACGAAGATCTCCCCGCCCGCTCCGCCGACCTAGGCGCCTACGCCCTCGCCCGCCTGCAAAGCCTCAACCTCCCCCAGATCGTCGCAGTCCGCGGCAAAGGCCTATGGATCGGCCTCGAGCTCAACATCAAAGCCCGCCCCATCTGCGAAGCCCTCAAAGACCGCGGCCTCCTCTGCAAAGAAACCCACGACACCGTCATCCGCCTGGCCCCCCCGCTCATGATCAGCAAGGAAGACCTGGCCTGGGGCCTGGACCAGATTGAGGCTGTGCTTAAAGCGAACTAAGTGCCCGGTCCTTCAAACTCCCAACTCACCCGTTTCCATGCCTTCCGTCTCCGGCTGGAGCGCCACAAGCCCTCCAGCCGGTTTACAGCCTTCCTCTGGGAGTTTGGCCTCTTCGTCTTCAAGCAGGCCTGGTCGTGCCTTTTTGGCGGACTCCTGCTGGCTCTGGTGCTTGGCACGCGCCTTTTCTGGCCACACCATGCATGGCTGGCACGTTACGATTTCCTCTTTCTGGCAGCTCTGCTGATTCAGGTCCTGCTGCTGGCCTTTCGCATGGAGACCCTCCGCGAAGCCAAAGTGATCCTCATGTTCCACGTCATCGGAACGCTGATGGAGCTGTTCAAGACGCATGTAGGCTCGTGGACCTATCCAGAGGCAAATCTCTTCCGCCTGGGCCACGTCCCTCTCTTCTCCGGCTTTATGTATGCGTCGGTCGGCAGCTATCTCGCCCGCGTCTGGCGCGCGCTGGACTTCCGCTTCAGCCACTATCCGGACCGCCGCCTCACCTATGGGCTGGCCTTGCTGATCTACGCCAATTTCTTCACGCACCACTATCTGCCGGATCTCCGCTGGTTGCTCTTTGCCGCGGTCGCCTGCCTCTACGGCCGCACGTGGGTGTACTACAAGCCTTACCGGGCCTACCGGCGGATGCCCTTACTGCTGGGCTTTGCGCTGGTGGCGCTCTTCATCTGGATCGCGGAAAACGCCGGCACGTTTGGCAACATCTGGGTCTACCCGGATCAGCATTCCGCATGGCATATCGTGCATTTCACCAAATTCGGCGCATGGTTCCTACTCATGATCATCAGCTTCATCCTCGTCTCGCTCGCCCACATTCCGCAAGCGGAGGGAGGCGTCAGCACAGGCGCAGCCTGACGCTGCGCTGAAGGAGAAGCCCCTTTACTTCGCCAAATGTAATCTATAAATTACAACTAATGAGGCCTGAGCCGATTGACTTCACCTCGAACCATCCTGATGTGCCACGCGGAGGACGGCAGTGTGCCCTTTCAGGAATGGCTCTTCGACAGCCTCGACGTGCGGACACGAGCCAGAATCACGGTAAGGATCGACCGGATTGAAGACGGCAACTTTGGCGATGTCAAACCAGTAGGCGAGGGCGTCTCCGAACTTCGCGTCGACTTCGGCCCTGGCTACCGCGTCTACTTCGGCCAGAAAGGGAATGAGGTCCATCTGATTCGCGGCGGCTCAAAGGGCACGCAGACAGCCGATATAGCCGCAGCCAAAGACTTCTGGAGGAAACATGGCTAACAAGACGACACCCTACCGCGAGGCGCTCCTCGCAAGCCTCGCCGATCCAATCGAAGCCAAGCACTATCTCAACGCAACCCTCGAGGACAACCCAGAGGGCTTTCTCAAGGCCCTCCGCAACGTCGCCCAGGCTCGCCGCATGGCGCAGGTCGCACAAGACGCGGGACTCACCCGCGAAAGTCTCTACCGGACCCTCTCCGAAGAAGGAAATCCGACCTTTGAGACCCTGAACTCCGTTCTCGACGTTCTAGGCCTGAAGATCACGATCGGCGTCCGCGCAAAATCCCTCTCCCGCCGCGCTGTCGGCACCTCGCCCGCAAAGGCTTCAACCGTTCTTGCGACAGCGCACGCCCCCAAGTAACCCGCTTCGACCACCCGCACCCGCATGGTAAACTTTAGATACAGGGAAATCTGTCGAAAGTGCTGATTTGACGCGATCTTCCGCGCTCCCACACACTCCGCACAGCCCCGCCCAGAAGCACGACGGAGACGCGAAAAACCTACATGGCATCCACCCCCAACACGCCCGCAAATCCAGACCTCACCCCCCTCGATCCAAATGCACAGGCCAACACCGACGCAGCCAAAGCCGCCGGTTACTCCGCCGAAAACATCACCGTCCTCGAAGGCCTCGCAGCCGTCCGCAAGCGCCCCGCCATGTACATCGGCTCCACCGGCGAGCAGGGCCTCCACCACCTCGTCTACGAGGTCGTCGACAACTCCGTCGACGAAGCCCTCGCCGGCTACGCCTCCCGCATCGACGTCACCATCCACGTCGACAACTCCATCACCGTCGTCGACGACGGCCGCGGCATCCCCGTCGACAACAAGGTCATTAACGGCGTCACCATGCCCGCCGTCCAGGTCGTCCTTACCATCCTCCATGCCGGCGGAAAGTTTGACGCCTCCAACTACAAGGTCTCGGGCGGCCTCCACGGCGTGGGCGTAAGCTGCGTCAACGCCCTGTCCGAAGCCTTCGACGTCGAGATCTGGCGCGACGGCTTCGCCTGGGAGATGGACTACGCCGCCGGCGACCCCATCTCCGAGCTCCGCAAGATGGGCCCCAGCACCCGCAAGGGCACCAAGGTCCACTTCCTCCCTGACAAGACCATCTTCTCCGTCACCGAGTACAACTACGACACCCTCGCCAACCGCCTCCGTCAGCTCGCCTTCCTCAACAAGGGCATCGAGATCACCCTCACCGACGAGCGCCAGACCGAGACGAAAACCGGCGAAGCCAAGACCCAGTCCTTCAAGTACCTCGGCGGCATCGCCGAGTTCATCAAGCTCATCAACAAGGGCAAGGCCGTCCTGCATGAGAAGCCCATCTACATGGAAGCCGAGCGCGACAACGTCGCCATGGAAATCGCCATGCAGTACAACGACGCCTACTCCGAGACCGTCTTCACCTTCGCCAACAACATCAACACGGTAGACGGCGGCACCCACCTCTCCGGCTTCAAAACCGCCCTGACCCGCACCATTAATGCCGCCGGCCAGTCCCTCGGACTCTTCAAGGACGTGAAGGAGAACCTCTCCGGAGACGACGTCCGCGAAGGCCTTGTCGTCGTCATCTCGGTTAAGCTCTCGCAGCCCCAGTTTGAAGGCCAGACCAAGGGCAAGCTCAACTCGGACATCGCCGGCACCGTCCAGGCCTTCGTCAACGAGCGCCTCGGAGCCTTCCTCGAACAAAACCCCCAGGTCGCCAAGAAGATCATCAACAAGGCCATTGACGCAGCCCGCGCCCGTGAAGCCGCACGCAAAGCCCGCGACCTCACCCGCCGCAAAGGCGCACTCGATGGAGGCGGCCTCCCCGGCAAACTCGCCGACTGCTCCGAACGCCAGCCCGACCGCTGCGAGCTCTACCTCGTCGAGGGTGAATCGGCCGGAGGAACCGCCAAGCAGGGCCGCGACCGCAAGTTCCAGGCCATCCTCCCGCTCAAGGGAAAGATCCTCAACGTAGAGAAAGCCCGTTACGACAAGATGCTCGGCCACGAAGAAATCCGCGCCATGATCACGGCCCTCGGCTGCGGCATCGGCAAGGACGACTTCGACGTCTCCAAGCTTCGTTACGGCAAGCTCATCCTCATGACGGATGCCGACGTCGACGGCTCTCACATCCGCACCCTGCTCCTCACCTTCTTCTTCCGCCACATGACGGAGCTCATCAAGCGCGGCCATGTCTACATCGCCCAGCCCCCGCTCTTCCGCATCAAGAAGGGCAAGTTCGAGCAGTACATCAAGGATGAGCGCGAGTACGTCAACGTCATGGTCAAGCGCGCCTCGGACGGCATGGTCATCACGCATGGTGAAGGCGGAGCCCGCATCGAAGGCGCCGACCTCACCGAGTTCATCGGCCGCCTCAACGAGTATCTCGGCTTCCTCGACAAGGTCAACAAGCGTCTCCGCAACGAGGACGTCACCCGCGCCTTCACGGAGCTCTTCGCCCACGGCGGAGCAACCCCCGCCAAGAAGGAAGACTTCCAGTCCCCCGCCAAGCTCGAGGAGATGAAGACCAAGCTCCAGGCCCTGGCGCATGAGGCCCAGTTCCGCGCCGTTGGCGAGCCCGTCCTCGACGAAGAGCACCAGACCTGGTCCGTCAGCTTCACCGATGCCCAGGGCGCAGAACGCAAGATCGATTGGGCCCTCGCCAACGCCGCAGAAAGCCGTCAGCTCCTCGGCAAGTACGCCCAGATCGAATCCCAGCTCAAGGGCCCCTTCCACATCTCCTACGCCGCCAAAGCAGCAGTCCCCACACCCGCCGCAGGCAGCGCAGAAGAAGCAGAAGCCACCTCCCAGGCTGAGATGGATGAAGCCGACGAGGTCGCCCAGGAAGAGGGCATCAACGAGACCATCGCCGCCGCTCCCGGCACCGCCGCCGAAACCAAGCCCGGCAAGCGCAGCAATCGCGCCAGCCAGGACCCTGTCGAGAAGAAAACCCCGCGTGAGGTCTTCGAGTACGTCATCGAGCAGGGCCGCAAGGAGTACCAGGTCCAGCGCTATAAGGGACTAGGCGAGATGACCGCCCCCCAGCTCTGGGAGACCACCATGGACCCCGAACGTCGCACCCTCATGCAGGTCAAGCTGGAAGACATCGCCGCCACCGAGGAGATCTTCACCACCCTCATGGGCGAGGACGTCGAAAGCCGCCGCCGCTTCATCGAAGAAAACGCCTTGGACGTCAAGAACCTCGACATCTAACTCAACGCATCACGGGAAGCGATCTCTCCGGAGATCGCTTCCAAAACTACAGAGATGACGACAGCGACAAAAATAAATCGTCATTCTGGCGAAGCCAGAACCTCGGTATTTGCATTTTGCCGTTGCTTGTTTTGCCCTAACAACTAACCGAAAGTTTCGGGGGCCTAAGTAAAGCCGCCCCTTCAGCCTTGTCCACCACCCCGCCCAAGCCTATACTCCCCCCATGGCCGCGAACCCCATCCCGCACCAGTCCGAGTTCGTCGAAGTCGAAATCCTCGAAGACGAGTCCGGCCAGTTTCTGCGTCTCCCGGAGGCCTTCCGGCTGGATGCGACGAAGGTACTCCTGCATCGGGCAACCAACCGCCGCATCCTCGTCGAACCGCTGAGCGAGAAACGCCGTAAATGGACTCATGAAGAAGTTCAAGCCTTGGCTGATCAATTCGACGCACACAATAGGGAGTTTGGTCCCTTTATGGCTGAAGGTCGCAACCAGCCTCCTATGCAGGAACGGGACTGGCCTGAGTGAGCGTTCTACTGGACACAAACGCCTGTATTGGCATCATGTCTCGCACAAGCCAGCTTCTTTTCGATTCGTATAGCGAACATCTTCTCGCAGGTGAGCCACTTTACATCTCATGTATCTCCCATTTTGAACTGTTCGTCGGCCTTGAAAAGAGCCTTCACCAGTACTCTCGCCAAGTGCAGTTGACTCGTCTTCTCCTCACCCTTGAAGTTCTGCCCTTCGAAGATCAAGATGCTCTTGAAGCCGCCCGAATCCGCGCCGAGCTCGAACGAACAAAGCAGCCCATCGGCCCCTACGACACTCTCATAGCCGGTCACGCGATAGCCCGGAACCTCACCCTCATCACCGCCAACGTTCGTGAATTCGCCCGAGTCCCCAACCTCAAGTGGCAGGATTGGACGATCCCCTCGCAGCCTAACCCATAAACCACTGACCCTCAGCAACTTACAGTCAAAATCGCGGAAAACACCAGCAAACAAGCGTGTCAAGCCCCCACAACCCTGGAATTCTCCCTAAACCCAACAAAACAAAAGACAAAATAGTCAAAAATAGTTGGGGTATTTACCCAGCTCAACTTGATAAAATAGATGGAGAGCAAGAAAAGAAAATAGCTTACGGCGAAGCCCTCCAAGGGGTAATCGCCGTAAGCTATTTCTTTTGAATACTTTACGATCTGATGCCCGCTAAACCCAGCATTATGAATACTTTACAAAATCCACCCGCAGGAGGTCCAGACCTAACTCGTTTACTTTGAATACTTTGCGCTAAAAGACGGGGGGGTACCCCTAGTTCATCCAACGCTTATCCGTAGGGTCCTTATCCGGGTCCACATACCGGCCATCCTTGTCGAAGTGAACCTCCCGGTTCTGCTTCCGCATATACACCTCGAACTTCTTCGCCGCGCGCCGCCGCTTCGCCCGGTAGAACTCGTTCCGCAGCGCAAAGTAACGCTCGGAGATCCCCATCGCGAGACCACGCCGCGGTGCCAGCCGCAGGAAAATATACCCACACAGCCCGCCGCTCAGTTGCAGCAGCGCGCTGAACGCATCCGAGCTCTTCAGCAACATCGCCACGTCCACCAGGATGTAGATCGCCACCAGGTACTTGGCCTTCATCCGCAGTACGAAGAACAGCAGAAACTCCTGATCGCCGAAGAAAGCGCCGATCGCGATCATCAGCCCAAAAATCCCCGCATACGGTCCGGACGCAGCGTAGATCGGCTGCAGCCGCTCAATATGCGACATCGACACCGCCGACGCCACCACCGCCCCGCCAATCGCCGAGATCAGGTAGATCTCATACAGCCACCGGCTCCCAAACGAGCCCTCCAGCAGCGAGCCCACAAACCACAGCGTCAGCATCGCAAACGCCGTGTTGATGATGCTCCCGTTGATGAACGCGTACGTGACGAACTGCCAGACCTCGCCGTGCAGCAGAGCCAGCTCCGGCGTCAGTTGCAGGTGAATCTCCAGCAGGCTCACCAGCCCCCTGGAGCCGAACGCCAGGATCGCCAGCGCAAAGAACACCGCGACGTTCCACAGAATGAGTCGCCGCGTAGCCCCCGCGAACGGGGGCAGAGTCATCGAGATGGGGCCGGACCGAGCCATGATCTCTCCATCATAGGCCGAACCAGCCCCGCCCGCGCTAACGTCCCTGCGGCTTTGGTAGTACGGCAGGGCTCGTGTGCCCGGCAGCATCGGAAGTCCGCACCCCAAAGACCACGTTGTCCTTGGAGATCGGCAGCTTGATCGTCATCGCAGAACCCGCCGACTGCAGGTTCGTCCACACCGGAGCATCGGACGGACGCCACAGCACCTGGTAGATCGTTCCGGCAGGAGCCCCCGCCGGGGCCGTCCAAGTCAGCTCGGTGTTGTTATCCAGCCCGCGCGTCAGGATATGGACGTTCTCCGGCTCGCCCGGCGCACGCGCAAACGTCGCCAGCGTAGCCGCATTCAGCCGTGCCACATTGGCGACATAGCTCATGTCCACAAACTGGATGTTGTCCTCGTACAGCACGCCGTTCTCCGTCCGCGGAGTCTGATGCTGGTGGTTGAAGTTCTCCTGCCACTCCGTGAACCGGACGGCCGCGAAGCCCTCCGCGTTGAAGCTGGTGTGATCGCCGCCGCGCAGGAAGCGATCCCGCCGGAAGATCAGGACCGGGTGAAACGGAGGAACGTAGCGCACCAAGTGGCTGTGCGGCTGTCCCGGTCTGCCCTTCGCTGCGCCGATGCTCGAAGACTTGAAGTAGCTGTCCGAAACCTCGGTAATCGCCCTTGCCAGCTCACGCGAAGGCGAATCGCCCTCAGCCCCCAGGTTCTGGATCGCCCTCACCTCCTCAGGCGTCGCCGGCCCCGGAACGCCTTCGGAGAACACCCGCACCGCACTCTTGTCCTGCCCCGTATCCCCCGGCGTAGTATCTCCGCCGACGATGTCATTGTTCAGCGCCGCCTCAAGACTCCAACCCTCGGCCTTGGCGAGCTTCGCCAGGTGCCGGCTGCCGTTCAACCCCTGCTCCTCCCCGGCCACCGCCACAAACACAATGGTCGCCGGAAACTTCAGCTTGGAAAGGACCCTAGCAGACTCAATCGAAACCGCCACACCGGAAGCGTCGTCGTTCGCCCCCGGCGCAGGCGTATGCGTATCCATCACATCCGTCACACGCGAGTCATAGTGCCCCGTCACCAGCACCCGCCGAGCCTTCTGCGCCGGGTCCGTCCCCGGCAGCACCGCATAGATGTTCTGGATGCGCGTGTCCTGCTTGATACGTCCGTTCGGCCCGGTCGCCGCAGGCTCGATGAAGTCGTCCCGCTTCACCTCAAGGCAGTTACCGCAGGCCGCAGAGATCCGCGTGAACTCCGCAAAGATCCAATCCGCGGCCGCAGTCACCCCGGTGCCCGCCGGCAGATCCTTCACCGTGCTGGAGACCGTCGACCGGTTGCTGAAGCTCACCAGCTTCGCAATATCGTTGCGCACGTCGTCCGGCGAGATCTTCGCCAGCGCCCCCGCAATCTCCGGGTCCGCCGCCGCAATCGGCAGCGCATCGCCGCTCTCAGGAATGTGAACCGGAGCCTTGACCTGCGCCAGCCCGGCGGAGGCGGTAACGGCAAACACTGCCGAGCAAAGCATCTTCGTGAGTCGCACGCGCTTCAACTTCTTCTTGCCGGTCTCCAACATTGCTGCATTCTCCTTGAACGATCTGTGAAGGAACATAACTTTATTGAATCAGGAAACGAAACAATCCCGTCTCTGTCTCCGGAAAACAAAGCGGCAGAAATTCGCACACCGGTGGAAACCCTTTGCGCCCATTTGCCGTAACCTTGTGATTAGCCGTCAACGATGATGAAGAGAACGTTTGCTGATTTGGGCGAACGTCTCAGATGGTTTTATCATCCAACAGCGCGAACCAAAAAAGACCTGGAGGCCGCAACAATGGCAATTGTCTGTCCCGAATGCGATAACCCGCTCGATATCGATGTCGATATGACCGATGAAGGCGAAGTCATTACCTGTGACGAGTGCGGTACCGAACTCGAAGTCGTCACCCTCGATCCACTGCACGTAGCTCCCGTCGATGCCGAAGGCTATGACGACGAAGACCTCACCCGCGACAGCGGTGAAGAGGAAGACGAATAGTCTTCCTCTTCGGAGTTCATCAGCACACGGTCCGCTCCGGAACTTAGGGATTACAGGTGGGTTACATCCCATAGCCGTATACTGGAGTCATCATGGCCCGCACAAATTTCACGCAACGCGTCACCGGTTCTCTTGTTCTCTCGTTCGCCCTTTTCACCTCCGCTTCGACAGTAGGGTCAGTTGCCGTTCTCTCTGCGCAGGCGCGCGGCCCAGTGCAGCGCGTTGTGCAGGGCACCGTCCAGGATAAGAACGGCGTCGCCATCAAGGGCGCGGTCGTCTATCTTCAGGACTCCCGCACCAACTCCGTCAAGAGCGCCATCGCTCTCGATAACGGCTCTTACCGCTTCGTGCAACTGACCCAAGGCACCGACTACTCCATCTGGGCCAAGTCTGAAGACAAGAAGAGCGCCACCAAGACCATCAGTTCCTTCGACACCAAGAACGAACTGACGATCAACCTCAAAATCGACTAGGCGCGAAACCGCCCAGCCAGATGCGACACAAGTAACACAATTGCGGCATCGCTCCATGGCTGTCCGTTCGCTATCATCGGACCACTGCGCCTTCGCCTCAGATGAGGAAGGGCCAGAGGAGATGAACGACCCACATGGCCACCGTCTACAAGAAGCCCACCTTCGCCTTCATCGCAGCTTCATGGACCGCGCTCTTCGCCGGCTCTCTCGCCTTCATGGTCGGCCTCTGGAACGCCACCATGGTCCTCAGCGAGAAGAGCTACTTCTTCACCCTGCTCATGTACGGCCTCTTCTCCGCAGTCTCCGTGCAGAAGAGCGTGCGCGACCGCATGGAAGGCATTCCGGTGACGAACATCTACTATGGCCTGAGCTGGTTCTCCGTCCTGCTGACAATCCTGCTGCTCGCGGTCGGCCTCTGGAACG is a window of Granulicella tundricola MP5ACTX9 DNA encoding:
- a CDS encoding M20/M25/M40 family metallo-hydrolase, translated to MLETGKKKLKRVRLTKMLCSAVFAVTASAGLAQVKAPVHIPESGDALPIAAADPEIAGALAKISPDDVRNDIAKLVSFSNRSTVSSTVKDLPAGTGVTAAADWIFAEFTRISAACGNCLEVKRDDFIEPAATGPNGRIKQDTRIQNIYAVLPGTDPAQKARRVLVTGHYDSRVTDVMDTHTPAPGANDDASGVAVSIESARVLSKLKFPATIVFVAVAGEEQGLNGSRHLAKLAKAEGWSLEAALNNDIVGGDTTPGDTGQDKSAVRVFSEGVPGPATPEEVRAIQNLGAEGDSPSRELARAITEVSDSYFKSSSIGAAKGRPGQPHSHLVRYVPPFHPVLIFRRDRFLRGGDHTSFNAEGFAAVRFTEWQENFNHQHQTPRTENGVLYEDNIQFVDMSYVANVARLNAATLATFARAPGEPENVHILTRGLDNNTELTWTAPAGAPAGTIYQVLWRPSDAPVWTNLQSAGSAMTIKLPISKDNVVFGVRTSDAAGHTSPAVLPKPQGR
- the yiaA gene encoding inner membrane protein YiaA, translated to MATVYKKPTFAFIAASWTALFAGSLAFMVGLWNATMVLSEKSYFFTLLMYGLFSAVSVQKSVRDRMEGIPVTNIYYGLSWFSVLLTILLLAVGLWNATLTPSEKGFYAMSYLLSLFAAIAVQKNTRDNADLTTEHSTLA
- a CDS encoding carboxypeptidase-like regulatory domain-containing protein, producing MARTNFTQRVTGSLVLSFALFTSASTVGSVAVLSAQARGPVQRVVQGTVQDKNGVAIKGAVVYLQDSRTNSVKSAIALDNGSYRFVQLTQGTDYSIWAKSEDKKSATKTISSFDTKNELTINLKID